From one Humulus lupulus chromosome 8, drHumLupu1.1, whole genome shotgun sequence genomic stretch:
- the LOC133798287 gene encoding arginyl-tRNA--protein transferase 2-like, with product MGCFLCKSVSEFDSEQSWGEKKEKSESEMAGKMKSEASSSSRTRNNIINSGRGASKVADCGRNRSSCGYCKSRGPTSISHGLWAHSLSVNDYQDLLDRGWRRSGSFLYKPEMERTCCPSYTIRLRAADFSPSKEQLRVARRLQRFLDGNLDSNKAPKQKEDSSASKETHSCADPQASSSEVKKSSPSNGAEKTEGESLLNSLTEKITNAIDICIESGLFPNDIQLPKACVKKVSQGKRKLFVEGSETLLYTSNIAFQIASAIKRAKQALEHVHQPRISKDTVDEKELSPKTIAEKLASSLNQLAETSGLSVKACNGHINFYLGVNKAYLDGSSEIVSNSEGSATRHESKVCSSENNYDGSSVKRRRLEIHMTRSSFDPEEFALYRRYQINVHNDSPDRVTESSYRRFLVDSPLIFVPPTSDGTVPPCGFGSFHQRYVIDGQLVAVGVIDILPRCLSSKYLFWDPDFAFLSLGKYSALQEINWVKENQIHCPSLQFYYLGYYIHSCNKMRYKAAYRPSELLCPLRYEWVSFDVARPFLDRKAYVVLSDCAALQDGESSAPNAPEQAMEVQHHDNSLEDTNDVLMHQMEEMDDAEYDSSDIDSGGESSDPESIQVEDGDIGNLLIGMRGTCMKYKDLQRAFGARERGHLESQLRRYLRVVGKELGEQMVYSLG from the exons ATGGGCTGCTTCCTCTGTAAATCGGTCTCCGAGTTCGACTCAGAACAAAGTTGGGgggagaagaaggagaagagcgAATCGGAAATGGCAGGGAAGATGAAGAGCGAGGCCAGCAGTAGCAGCAGAACCAGGAATAATATAATCAACAGTGGCAGAGGGGCAAGTAAGGTCGCCGATTGTGGAAGGAATAGAAGCTCTTGCGGCTACTGTAAATCCCGTGGTCCCACAAGCATCTCTCACG GTTTGTGGGCGCATAGCCTTAGTGTCAATGACTATCAAG ATCTTCTTGACCGAGGATGGAGAAGATCTGGTTCTTTCCTTTACAAACCTGAGATGGAAAGGACGTGCTGCCCTTCTTATACAATTCGTTTGAGAGCAGCCGATTTTTCTCCTTCTAAAGAGCAGCTTCGAGTTGCTAGGCGATTGCAAAG GTTTTTGGATGGCAACCTGGATTCTAATAAAGCTCCCAAACAAAAGGAGGATTCAAGTGCTTCCAAGGAAACACACAGTTGTGCTGATCCTCAAGCTTCAAGTTCAGAAGTTAAAAAAAGCTCACCTAGCAATGGTGCAGAGAAGACTGAGGGAGAATCTTTATTGAATTCTTTAACAGAAAAAATTACTAATGCGATTGACATATGTATTGAGAGTGGGTTGTTTCCTAATGACATTCAATTGCCAAAAGCTTGTGTTAAAAAAGTCTCACAAGGCAAAAGGAAACTGTTTGTGGAAGGATCTGAAACTCTCCTGTACACGAGCAATATTGCATTCCAGATTGCTTCTGCTATAAAACGAGCAAAACAAGCTCTGGAGCATGTCCACCAGCCAAGAATTTCCAAAGACACTGTGGATGAAAAAGAGCTATCTCCCAAAACAATTGCAGAAAAGCTGGCGAGTTCCCTAAATCAGCTGGCAGAAACTTCTGGTCTTTCTGTTAAGGCTTGCAATGGacacattaatttttatttaggcGTAAATAAGGCTTATTTGGATGGAAGTTCTGAGATTGTATCTAATTCTGAAGGATCTGCTACTAGACATGAAAGTAAAGTGTGTTCTTCAGAGAATAATTATGATGGTTCCTCTGTAAAAAGGAGAAGGCTTGAGATCCATATGACAAGGTCAAGTTTTGATCCAGAGGAATTTGCCTTGTACAGACGATATCAGATAAATGTACATAATGATTCACCAGACCGTGTCACAGAAAGTTCATATAGGAGGTTTCTGGTTGATTCTCCATTAATCTTTGTTCCTCCAACCAGTGATGGTACAGTTCCACCTTGTGGTTTTGGCTCTTTCCATCAGCGGTATGTGATTGATGGCCAACTTGTTGCAGTTGGTGTTATAGATATCCTCCCTAGATGTTTATcaagtaaatatttattttgggatccagACTTTGCTTTTCTATCACTTGGCAAGTATTCAGCTCTACAAGAAATAAATTGGGTTAAAGAAAATCAAATTCATTGTCCAAGTCTCCAGTTTTACTATCTTGGCTATTACATTCACTCCTGCAATAAGATGAGATACAAAGCAGCGTATCGCCCTTCTGAGCTTCTCTGCCCTCTACGTTATGA GTGGGTTTCGTTCGATGTGGCCAGGCCGTTCCTTGACAGAAAGGCATACGTTGTCTTATCAGATTGTGCTGCCCTACAAGATGGAGAGTCCTCAGCACCAAATGCTCCTGAACAAGCCATGGAAGTGCAACATCATGACAATAGCCTAGAAGACACCAATGATGTTCTTATGCATCAAAtggaagagatggatgatgctGAATATGATAGCTCTGACATTGATTCAGGTGGAGAATCCAGTGACCCGGAATCTATCCAAGTGGAAGATGGAGATATCGGTAATTTATTAATTGGGATGAGAGGAACTTGTATGAAGTACAAG GATCTACAGCGAGCTTTTGGTGCCAGGGAAAGGGGTCACTTGGAAAGTCAGTTGCGTAGATACTTACGTGTTGTTGGAAAAGAGCTTGGGGAGCAAATGGTGTATTCACTTGGGTGA